The Coccinella septempunctata chromosome X, icCocSept1.1, whole genome shotgun sequence nucleotide sequence GATGCGATTGTTGAAACTCTTGTCATTGGAGTTGGAACTCTGTCAGGTAAGTCACTCCACTTATAAGGCAGATTTGGCTAGTTTGttgactgattttttttttcatcgaagaTAGTTTTTTAATCTCATCGACAAACCTCGAAATCAAGTGGTATTTTCAGCATTTCAAAGGAGTCTCATTATGATTATATTGTAATGCATGTCgttcgaacaatttttttattttttattattcaatattttctcaaTACACTGCTAAAAAATTGAGGGGGCTATTCTAGAGAAAATTTACTTTTCGCACATGACTTTTCAGTATTGGTGTACATACCATGTGGAGAGGCGTATGTTTGCATAGTAaacacacacaaaatatggtcctcaagGTACATAATTGATTAGATAATTAGTTAAAAAATTTCTGTAGATGTGCAGACCAACATTCTATTGAGGATGTCTGGTCTGCAATATCACAGCAATTACACCGCTTACCtcacccaccgcagacattacaaCAGCTCGCCAATGCGATCATTTCTCTACTATGTCGTCGCTCTAAAGCACACTTAACATTTCAGCCAGGTTATCTACTCaaattttgagcagtgtatgtgtccccaaaattttgattcatagTATTTTTGGGCAATTTATTCTTTCCTCCATATGATCTAGATTGTCCAGAGACGCTGCTGCATTATGCACTGTcataaaaatcgaaataaaaccTGATGCACGATTTGATTTTTGCACTTTACTTTTTTGTAGGTGTTCACCGCTTGGAGAGATTATCCTACTTTGCCTGCATATCAGTTTTAGTGAATTATGTTATTTTCATGACCTTTTACCCAGCTTGCCTGTCGTTAATACTGGAGGTTAGttgtaaaattgaaaaattgttttctctAATTGACCGTAAATCATTAGTATTTCCAGTTATCACGCAGTACCAATTCGTATGCTAGACGAGGATCTGCGCTGATAGCCAAAATCCTCAAGGAAGAAGACCACAGGTTCAATCCTGTTGTACAGAGGGTCAAGGTTATAATGACTGCAGGTCTGATGATGGTGCATGTACACAGGTGAATATTACGCCGAACTTGATGTCAATAACGACCATGACAATAGTTTTGCAATcgttcaaaattaaatttcttCATGTGCGTGTACCACAGCTATCAGCAATTAATGATAATAGTCAGCGTGTAGTAAATAATCTAGCTTCACGAGTAAGCTACCATTTTCTATTCTCACATTGTCTTTTCACTCAGACAAAATTTTGCATATGGCACACTCAATATTTCTATataagatacagttttagcagaggttagtgtAACATGGTACCATACAATattgcgtatgatacaagagcttaggggaAAACTCCAGTGAAAAACCCTGTCTCACCATGAGTGTGGTAGATTGTAAGAGattaaaactgtttacaaaataagctgacatatttcatattgaagggcatctcgcactgcaaaaattgatcctttcctcgGAGAGAAGGCTAGGCAGTTTTCTCCAaagttaccagaaaattttatcaaaaataaaaaaaaacaaaggcAGAAAAATGCAagataaaaaaattaagttCTATATATCAGAACCTGAAATTCTCAATCCAATTCAAAAAAGTTCGATAACTGCTTTCATAGCCCTAAAACcaaattgaaattcataaattggacaatgattaaccagattgatggtttcttctggttccccgcattcacaaccagggctttcaactgaattccatcgaaaaaatatactattgcaacgtccgtgacctgttcttatacgattcagaatacaccatattttccagAGTCGGTTCAGTCCTAAAAAGAATCAGCCAGtctaaaattttgaaaggaaCACTCAATAAACTAATGGGTTGATAACTACTAGGATCAGAAGAATCCTTTCCACGTTTTGAAATTCCTATAAATCTTGCCTTTCGGAACTCGTCCTGAAATTTCCCAGAATTTAGAATGTTATTATAAAAAGATAACAACCAAAACAAGGATAGTAAAGAATTAAGAATTAgagaaaacctcagtaaaattgATTCCCTTTATGTCTTCCAAGAATGATACATCTTACCAAATatagaaaaatattattatattcagTAAAATTCAGATCCTTTGGTACATAATACAAGCGTCTCTTGTAGGTGCTTTACATTCAACGCGAATCACACTGTATATAAGTCATACTTTTTAAGCACATCATGTATCAATACCGTACTGTTGATTCATGCACTTCTCAGATCAAAACCCATTCCGGGAATTCCGGAAAATTTGAATAACAATTCGAACACCCGACTAATAATACACATTATTCAAACATCCTCAAATATGTTCTAAAAAAAGCATATTCTTGACCTTTCCGGCTTCATTCACTATTTCCCAAGATGTTCTTTAGCAGACTGTTCATTTGAACATCGTTTGCAATAACATGAATATGAGTGGATTTGGTTCATATCCGGACAGAAATTGACGATGGTGATTTTTTTCAGTCGGTGGTCTTTGAGAGATTACGAGAATCAAAACGGCGTAACCCGGACTGTTATTGAAGACCACATAGCCCTGAATGGGACAGAAGAAGCTAGTGCTGCACATGGACAAATTATGAAGTGAGTGATTTTCTATCTTAACTATCTTTGTACTCCAATTTTCAGACAGCAAGCTAGTATGTTAGTTCAACAAGAAAGTTTCTACGAAAAAAGTTATGTGGACAGGAAACAACATTGATTGTTGGTTCAAgaataaatagaacatttccgGTTCAATTTTCGGTGTGCTGAATTCGAAGAGATTCGAAATTCTTTAATGTTGACTTTTTGGACCATAAAACGCGATTGAGGAAAATTTGTTTTCTCACAAAGTTAtataaatcatttattttattttgtttcgaATGAATTTGTCAGGAAATCAGAATCATGGGtggaataataattattattattatttgagctTCGTGATCCATTGAAAACAATTAAggaagaaattttttatattttggatTTTAGTGTGTAACAATAGATAACATTAAAAAGTACTACGGTATTctctattttgtagaaaaattttcttttaaagTTCTCTCCTTACTTTGTTTACGTTTTTCATATTATGAAAAGTTTAGATAGGGCATTGGAAATCTGAATATACGTTCACAGTTGGCATTGCTTTGAGGCAAACTTAATTGGCATCTTTTTTTTGAAACCCAACTCGTCCAGGACATCAAATTTAGACCTACTGCGAGGAAACCATTTTTTTCTCGAGCTTGTTCTCACTCAGGAAGATGCAAAACCGTCAACAGGACAATCAATTAAAGTGTCTTTGTTTTTGgtcaattaaaaaaaagtgCGCTCTGGAATGCAAACACCAAAATGCTACTAGCTACTAGATACCAAAAAACTATTTATTTTCAGATGGATAGCACTTGGAGCTGATCAAATCGTCATTCTGATTCTCCTGCTGGCACTTGTTATCAAATTCGTATTCTTCGAAAATAAACAAGAACTTACCGAACAATTACTGAGCAGTGAGATGGTAGAGAGAAGGACTGAAATGCCAAAAAAAGAAAGCAGAAGACGAATTCACAGGAGCTTCCCCCTCATATCCAATAATTTCCCTTCAACTGGGCAAATATCTTCAGAAGACGATGACGATACAGGTAAAACTATCATAATTTGTACACCGAGCTTCCAAAAAAGTTTATGTATCTTGGGTACAACCTCCTTAACAACGTTTTTTCCATCAGATTCCAATATGGTGGACAAGGAAATTCAAACCGACTGTTTCCCTGAAATATCAGACGTTGAAAGCTCTTCACCTGAAGATGACAGGATGGGCGAAACGTGCCGCAGCTTGGAGGAATGCTTGAAAATATACAACGACAGCGACCTAGGTGCTGCGGCCTTAAGGGACGAAGAGGTCATTATGTTGGTGGAGAAGAAACAAATACCGGCCTATCAGTTGGAGAAAGCTGTCGAAGATGCAGAGCGAGGTGTGGGAATTAGGAGGAGGATCTTAGGGTCACAGGCTAAGGTCACCAAGGCTCTGATAAACCTTCCTTACAAAAATTACAATTACGAACAGGTGAGATTTCTATAATTCGTTGAGGGGGGTCTCTGGTATCTAGTAAACTTGACAAAGCTTTCATAAACTTAAACGCCTCAGGGGTGATCTGAATAAGCAAGGATTTTACAAGATGTATGGGGAAATATTGACTCTTTCTGATAGATATTATAAAATAGTCAAAAGTTGAGAGTATTGAATTATTTGGTGATTTCTCCTCAGGAAAACCCAATTTCCTTTCTACACGTGGGCAATAAATCATTGAATTAGATAAAAATAGCTTCAAGATGAACCAGAGGGCGAAAACAACATGCATCTTCGGAAAACTTGAATATCCTTAACTTGTGACTAGCGATTTAGTCCCTTTGTTGTTTGAATGATTGCGTTCCTTCCTCATAGATTTCCATATCGTGGTCAAATAACAATAAATGATATATGTTTATTTTTGCAGGTGATGGGAGCTTGTTGCGAAAATGTAATAGGTTACCTACCAATCCCTGTCGGCTATGCTGGACCGCTCCTTCTGGATTCTAAGGAATTCTACGTCCCAATGGCAACAACAGAAGGATGTCTCGTGGCTAGCACCAATAGGGGATGTAGAGCCCTTATGAAATGCGGAGTAACAAGTTGCATAGTGGGAGACGGTATGACGAGAGGTCCAGTTGTTAGATTTCCCTCGATCAAGAAGGCTAGCGAGGCTATGAAATGGATGCAGACACCCGATAACTTCGCCgtgatgaagaaaaatttcgatTCCAGCAGCAGATTCGCCAGACTGGATAAGATATTGGTAAAAATAGCCGGAAGATACTTGTTCGTCAGATTCGTAGCCAGGACTGGAGACGCAATGGGCATGAACATGATTTCTAAAGGAACTGAGATATCGCTCAAGGGTGTACAGGAAATTTTCCCCGAGATGGAGATTCTCAGCCTTTCCGGAAATTTCTGCACCGACAAAAAACCAGCAGCAGTAAACTGGTAAGTTTAACTATTCTTTCACTCCTCCCCAATGCTTGACATTTTGACCGAACGATTTTATGTTTTCAGGATCGAGGGACGTGGTAAATCGGTGGTCTGTGAGGCAGTGGTGCCCGCCAAAATTGTCTCAACGATTTTGAAAACAGACGTGCATACATTGGTCGACGTGAACAACTCGAAAAATATGATCGGTTCGGCTATGGCAGGAAGTATTGGTGGCTTCAACGCCCACGCCGCCAACATAGTAACAGCAGTTTTCATAGCTACAGGTCAAGATCCTGCACAGAACGTCAGTAGTAGCAACTGTATGACCCTCATGGAACCCTGGGGACATCATGGAGAAGACTTGTACATATCGTGCACGATGCCCTCAATAGAAATTGGTACAG carries:
- the LOC123321602 gene encoding 3-hydroxy-3-methylglutaryl-coenzyme A reductase-like isoform X2, whose product is MSSRLFRMHGNFCTSHPWEVIVATLTMTACMMTVDYQYQTPPPKPTVRSCGDCIEEAEYHAADMITMTLIRSLAILFGYYQFNRLRKLDNKYILGITGLFTVFSSFIFTSAAINLLGIDVSDLKDAIFFFLLLIDLPKAVMLARLALNASNQEEVKTNISRGMSVVGPSLTLDAIVETLVIGVGTLSGVHRLERLSYFACISVLVNYVIFMTFYPACLSLILEYFQLSRSTNSYARRGSALIAKILKEEDHRFNPVVQRVKVIMTAGLMMVHVHSRWSLRDYENQNGVTRTVIEDHIALNGTEEASAAHGQIMKWIALGADQIVILILLLALVIKFVFFENKQELTEQLLSSEMVERRTEMPKKESRRRIHRSFPLISNNFPSTGQISSEDDDDTDSNMVDKEIQTDCFPEISDVESSSPEDDRMGETCRSLEECLKIYNDSDLGAAALRDEEVIMLVEKKQIPAYQLEKAVEDAERGVGIRRRILGSQAKVTKALINLPYKNYNYEQVMGACCENVIGYLPIPVGYAGPLLLDSKEFYVPMATTEGCLVASTNRGCRALMKCGVTSCIVGDGMTRGPVVRFPSIKKASEAMKWMQTPDNFAVMKKNFDSSSRFARLDKILVKIAGRYLFVRFVARTGDAMGMNMISKGTEISLKGVQEIFPEMEILSLSGNFCTDKKPAAVNWIEGRGKSVVCEAVVPAKIVSTILKTDVHTLVDVNNSKNMIGSAMAGSIGGFNAHAANIVTAVFIATGQDPAQNVSSSNCMTLMEPWGHHGEDLYISCTMPSIEIGTVGGGTVLKAQGACLDMLGVKGANIENPGENASQLARIVCATVLAGELSLMSALAAGHLVKSHLRHNRSRTVLPNEFSQQLIIPPCNDNNV
- the LOC123321602 gene encoding 3-hydroxy-3-methylglutaryl-coenzyme A reductase-like isoform X1, producing MNYSFLENKMSSRLFRMHGNFCTSHPWEVIVATLTMTACMMTVDYQYQTPPPKPTVRSCGDCIEEAEYHAADMITMTLIRSLAILFGYYQFNRLRKLDNKYILGITGLFTVFSSFIFTSAAINLLGIDVSDLKDAIFFFLLLIDLPKAVMLARLALNASNQEEVKTNISRGMSVVGPSLTLDAIVETLVIGVGTLSGVHRLERLSYFACISVLVNYVIFMTFYPACLSLILEYFQLSRSTNSYARRGSALIAKILKEEDHRFNPVVQRVKVIMTAGLMMVHVHSRWSLRDYENQNGVTRTVIEDHIALNGTEEASAAHGQIMKWIALGADQIVILILLLALVIKFVFFENKQELTEQLLSSEMVERRTEMPKKESRRRIHRSFPLISNNFPSTGQISSEDDDDTDSNMVDKEIQTDCFPEISDVESSSPEDDRMGETCRSLEECLKIYNDSDLGAAALRDEEVIMLVEKKQIPAYQLEKAVEDAERGVGIRRRILGSQAKVTKALINLPYKNYNYEQVMGACCENVIGYLPIPVGYAGPLLLDSKEFYVPMATTEGCLVASTNRGCRALMKCGVTSCIVGDGMTRGPVVRFPSIKKASEAMKWMQTPDNFAVMKKNFDSSSRFARLDKILVKIAGRYLFVRFVARTGDAMGMNMISKGTEISLKGVQEIFPEMEILSLSGNFCTDKKPAAVNWIEGRGKSVVCEAVVPAKIVSTILKTDVHTLVDVNNSKNMIGSAMAGSIGGFNAHAANIVTAVFIATGQDPAQNVSSSNCMTLMEPWGHHGEDLYISCTMPSIEIGTVGGGTVLKAQGACLDMLGVKGANIENPGENASQLARIVCATVLAGELSLMSALAAGHLVKSHLRHNRSRTVLPNEFSQQLIIPPCNDNNV